A segment of the bacterium genome:
GCGCCCTTCGTGCGCGACCGCAACCTGCTTTGGAAGCTCTTCCACGAGATCGCGCCCATCGCCGAGGGCGACGGGGGCGGCTTCGTTCGAATCGTCAAGACCGATACCCGCCACGGCGACGGCGCCCCCATGGCCCTCGTCGAGCTGGTTAATAAAACCAAGCTATACTACGACCGGCGCAAAGCCGAAGAGGACGCCCGGAAGGCCAAGAAAGAGGAGGCCCGCCAGGCCGCGGAAAAGGCGCGCGAGGCGGCCCAGGCCTCGGGTGGCGCCCCGGTTCCGGAGTAACGCCGCCGGCGGGGTCAAGACCTGGCCGACGAGGCCGGGGTTTTTTATCCGTAGGGTTGCCCTTATAATCGAAAAAATATCTTGACGGAATGCGCTGAATGTATTAGATATTAGTAATAGTTATCATTAACATATAGGAGCAAGGATTGGAAAAACCCGTTAAATTGAAGATGACGGTCCAGCGACGGGTTATCCTCGAGGAAATTCAGAAAGTCAAAACCCACCCGTCCGCGGACGAGTTGTACCTGGCGGTGCGCCGGCGCCTCCCCGACATCAGCATGGCCACCGTGTACCGCAACCTCGAGACGATGGCCGAACACGGCTTGATTCGGCGCCTGTGGGAGGTCGGCGCGCCCAGGCGGTACGACGGCGAGCTCGCCGAGCATTACCATATCTTATGCGAGCGGTGCGGCCGCGTCAAGGACGTGTCGTTGCAGGCGGTGGACGGCTTCCTGGACGAAGTGCGACGAGCATCCGACTACGACGTGCAGGGTTACCGCCTCGGGTTCTTCGGCCTGTGTCCGAATTGCCGGCAGTAGCGGCCTTTCGGGCGGCGGGACGGCTCCGCCGGGTACGGCGTCTCTGCGAGAACTGAGTAATACGGCTATAAAACGGCGTATTGGAGGCAGGAGGTTAGACGTGGCTGGATTGAAGGGGACTCGGACCGAAAAGAATTTACTTACGGCTTTCGCGGGGGAATCGCAGGCGCGTAACCGCTATACGTATTTCGCCGGCCGGGCCCGCAAGGACGGCTTCGAGCAGGTAGCCGCCGTCTTCGAGGAGACCGCCAACCAGGAGAAGGAACACGCCAAGCGCCTCTTCAAACTGTTGGAGGGCGGCGAGGTCGAGATCCAGGCGGCGTACCCGGCGGGCGTAATCGGCGGAACCGCGGCGAATTTGGACGCCGCGGCCGCGGGCGAGAACTACGAGTGGTCCGATATGTACCCCTCCTTCGCGAAGGTGGCGCGCGAGGAGGGTTTTGACGAAATCGCGGACATCTTCGAGGCCGT
Coding sequences within it:
- a CDS encoding rubrerythrin family protein — its product is MAGLKGTRTEKNLLTAFAGESQARNRYTYFAGRARKDGFEQVAAVFEETANQEKEHAKRLFKLLEGGEVEIQAAYPAGVIGGTAANLDAAAAGENYEWSDMYPSFAKVAREEGFDEIADIFEAVAVAEKQHEKRYRGLLANVKAGTVFKKDKPVVWRCRNCGYLYEGAEAPDPCPACDHPRAHYELLCENW
- a CDS encoding transcriptional repressor — translated: MEKPVKLKMTVQRRVILEEIQKVKTHPSADELYLAVRRRLPDISMATVYRNLETMAEHGLIRRLWEVGAPRRYDGELAEHYHILCERCGRVKDVSLQAVDGFLDEVRRASDYDVQGYRLGFFGLCPNCRQ
- the rplQ gene encoding 50S ribosomal protein L17, whose amino-acid sequence is MRHRKYKRKFSRTPSHRRAMMSNLVRSLFHYEQINTTGAKAKAVKGLADRIIARARDDTVHARRLVAPFVRDRNLLWKLFHEIAPIAEGDGGGFVRIVKTDTRHGDGAPMALVELVNKTKLYYDRRKAEEDARKAKKEEARQAAEKAREAAQASGGAPVPE